GGTGGCGGAGGTGTTCGACGAGTACGACTTCCTGCTCGCGCCGAGCGCGCAGGTCTTCCCGTTCGACGCCGGGCAGCGCTGGCCGCAGCAGATCGGCGACCGGACGATGGACACCTACCACCGCTGGATGGAAGTGGTGGCGCCGTGGACCCTGGCCGGGCACCCGGTGGCCAACCTCCCGGTGGGCTGCGCCGCGTCGGGCCTGCCGATGGGCGTCCAGCTGATCGGCCGCAACCACGGCGAGTGGCCGCTGCTGCAGCTGGCCCACGCCTACGAGCGCGCCACCGACTGGACCCACCGCGTCCTCCCGCCCCTGCTCCGCTGACCGCCGCGCCTGGCCCCGCCGAGCGATCACTGGTTCACTTCGCCCTGGCACTGGTGTCACGATCGCGGCGCAACCACGCGGAAAGGCGGGACGCATGGGCAACGACGTCTTCTCGTTGCAGGACAGGGTCGCTCTGGTCACCGGCGGCGGCCAGGGCATCGGGCTGGAGATCGCCAAGGCGCTGCGCGGCGCGGGAGCGCACGTGGTGATCGCCGAGATCAACCCGGACACCGGGCGCAGCGCCGCCGAGGAGGTCGAGGGCAGCTTCCACCAGGTCGACGTCACGGACTCGGCCGCGGTGGCCGGACTGGTCGAGCGGGTCGTGGCCGACCACGGCCGCATCGACGTCTCGGTGCACAACGCGGGCATGGTCACCAACGAACCGGCCGAGTCCATGTCGGACGAGACGTGGCGGCGCGTGCTGGGGCTCAACCTGGACGCGGTGTTCTGGTGCTGCCGCGAGGTGGGCCGCGCGATGCTGGCCCAGGGCTCGGGGTCGATCATCAACATCGCGTCGATGTCCGGGATGATCTCCAACCACCCGCAGCCGCAGGCGCACTACAACACCTCGAAGGCCGCGGTGATCATGCTGACCAAGTCGCTGGCCGGGGAGTGGGGCGGCCGCGGCGTGCGGGTCAACTCCATCTCCCCCGGCTACACCGGGACGGACCTGCTCAAGGGCGTGCAGGACACGCAGCCCGAGTGGTACTCGCAGTGGCTGGCGCAGACCCCGATGGGCCGGGTCGCCGAACCCCGCGAGATCGGTCCCGCCGCGGTGTTCCTGGCCTCCGAGGCCGGCAGCTTCGTCACCGGCAGCAACGTCGTCGTCGACGGCGGCTTCACCGTCTGGTGACCCTCCCGGGGCGGCGTCCCCGGACGGCCCGCGGCGCGCGGTCCCGCGACTCCGGTGGGAACCAGACGTCCGGTTCCCACCGGGGTCGCACGTCGTCGTGGACCGCAGCTCCAGAGCAGAACCGGCACCGAGTGCCGGGGGTCCCGCGCGCCCACGGCACGACGAGGTGAAGGGCACCGCTCGCCAAGCGGGTCGGCGAGAGGTGCCCGTCACCCCTCAGCTGGTCGGCTGGCGGCACCGCCGCGGGAGGTGAGCCGGGGGCCGCCGATCAGCCGCGGAAGGCGTTCTGGCCGGTGAGGGCCTGGCCGATGGTCAGGGCGTGCATCTCGCTGGTGCCCTCGTAGGTCAGCACCGACTCCAGGTTGGTCATGTGCCGGATCACCGGGTACTCCAAGGAGATCCCGTTCGCGCCGAGGATGGTGCGGGCGGTCCGGGCGACCTCCAGCGCGCCGCGCACGTTGTCCAGCTTGCCGAAGCTGACCTGCTGCGGGACGAGCTGCCCGGCGTCCTTGCGGCGACCGAGGTGCAGCGCCAGCAGCCGGCCGTTCTGCACGCGCACCGCCATGTCGGCGAGCTTGCCCTGGGTGAGCTGGAACCCGCCGATCGGCCGACCGAACTGCTCGCGGGTGGTCGCGTAGTCCAGCGCCGCCTCCAGGCAGGCGCGACCGGCCCCGACCGCGCCCCACACGATGCCGTAGCGCGCCTCGTTGAGGCAGGACAGCGGCCCGCGCAGGCCGGTGACCTCCGGCAGCACCGCGTCCGCGGGCAACCGGACGTCGTCGAGCACCAGCTCGCTGGTG
This region of Saccharopolyspora hordei genomic DNA includes:
- a CDS encoding SDR family NAD(P)-dependent oxidoreductase produces the protein MGNDVFSLQDRVALVTGGGQGIGLEIAKALRGAGAHVVIAEINPDTGRSAAEEVEGSFHQVDVTDSAAVAGLVERVVADHGRIDVSVHNAGMVTNEPAESMSDETWRRVLGLNLDAVFWCCREVGRAMLAQGSGSIINIASMSGMISNHPQPQAHYNTSKAAVIMLTKSLAGEWGGRGVRVNSISPGYTGTDLLKGVQDTQPEWYSQWLAQTPMGRVAEPREIGPAAVFLASEAGSFVTGSNVVVDGGFTVW